A stretch of Neisseria subflava DNA encodes these proteins:
- a CDS encoding YifB family Mg chelatase-like AAA ATPase, translated as MSLALVYSRALSGMNAPLVEVEAHLANGLPHFNIVGLPDTEVKESRDRVRAAIIQSGFDFPAKKITVNLAPADLPKESGRFDLPIALGILAASGQINPEKLSQYEFAGELALSGLLRPVRGALAMAWQGMQAGRSFVLPQENAEQAAVMRGIAVYGARSLGEVAAHLNGIEPLTQTECKLTQRPSEQSKIPDLADVKGQHTARLALEIAAAGGHSLLMMGPPGTGKSMLSQRLPGILPPLTEDELVEVWALRSLLPNHQQQLDSNRPFRSPHHSASSAAMVGGGSDPRPGEISLAHHGVLFLDELPEFDRKVLEVLREPLENGEIHISRAARQAVYPAKFQLVAAMNPCPCGYLGHPSKPCRCTPESVARYRNKISGPLLDRIDLTIEVPSLSAAELMQQEAGESSATVLERVTAARKIQYNRQGKVNAELSVGELDGKACIQKEAQEALGTMLEKLSLSARSFHRIMRVARTLADLAGDEEVSKTHVMKAIGFRRAL; from the coding sequence ATGTCGCTTGCTTTGGTTTACAGCCGCGCCTTAAGCGGTATGAACGCGCCGTTGGTCGAAGTGGAAGCCCACCTTGCCAACGGCTTGCCACATTTCAATATCGTCGGTTTGCCCGATACTGAAGTCAAAGAAAGCCGCGACCGTGTGCGTGCCGCCATCATCCAAAGCGGCTTCGACTTTCCCGCCAAGAAAATTACCGTCAACCTCGCACCGGCCGACCTCCCAAAAGAATCCGGCCGTTTCGATTTGCCGATTGCCTTGGGCATTCTTGCCGCATCGGGACAAATCAATCCTGAAAAGCTCTCGCAATATGAATTTGCCGGAGAATTGGCACTGTCCGGCCTGCTGCGTCCCGTACGCGGCGCACTGGCCATGGCATGGCAGGGAATGCAGGCAGGCCGTTCGTTCGTCTTGCCGCAAGAAAATGCCGAACAGGCTGCCGTCATGCGCGGTATCGCGGTTTATGGTGCACGTTCTTTAGGCGAAGTGGCCGCGCATTTAAACGGTATCGAACCGCTGACACAAACCGAATGCAAGCTGACGCAAAGGCCATCTGAACAAAGTAAAATTCCTGATTTAGCCGATGTTAAAGGCCAACATACTGCTCGCCTCGCCTTGGAAATCGCAGCGGCAGGCGGACACAGCCTGCTGATGATGGGCCCTCCGGGTACGGGCAAATCCATGCTTTCGCAACGTTTGCCCGGTATCCTCCCGCCTTTGACCGAAGACGAATTGGTCGAAGTCTGGGCGTTGCGTTCTCTCCTGCCCAACCATCAACAGCAACTCGACAGCAACCGTCCTTTCCGCAGCCCTCATCACAGCGCCAGCTCGGCTGCCATGGTGGGTGGCGGTTCAGACCCACGTCCGGGCGAAATCTCATTGGCACACCACGGAGTGTTGTTTTTAGACGAATTGCCCGAATTTGACCGTAAAGTATTAGAAGTGTTGCGTGAACCTTTGGAAAACGGCGAAATCCATATTTCCCGCGCCGCTCGCCAAGCTGTTTATCCGGCCAAGTTCCAACTTGTCGCCGCCATGAACCCCTGCCCTTGCGGCTATCTTGGTCATCCGTCCAAACCTTGCCGTTGCACGCCTGAAAGCGTTGCCCGCTACCGCAACAAAATTTCAGGGCCATTGCTCGACCGTATTGATTTAACCATCGAAGTACCCAGCCTTTCCGCTGCCGAGCTGATGCAACAGGAAGCTGGCGAATCCAGTGCCACCGTATTGGAACGCGTTACCGCCGCACGCAAAATCCAATACAACAGACAAGGCAAAGTCAATGCAGAACTGAGTGTCGGCGAGCTCGATGGTAAAGCCTGTATTCAAAAAGAAGCGCAAGAAGCCTTAGGAACCATGCTCGAAAAACTGTCCCTTTCCGCCCGAAGTTTCCACCGCATCATGCGCGTTGCCCGTACGCTTGCCGATTTGGCAGGCGACGAAGAAGTCAGCAAAACACATGTGATGAAAGCCATCGGCTTCCGTCGCGCTCTTTAA
- a CDS encoding DHA2 family efflux MFS transporter permease subunit, with translation MNYPPLQGFKLVLATLALSLAVFMEVLDSTIANVAVPVIAGDLGAATTQGTWVITSFAVANAISVPLTGFLAKRFGEVKIFIAAVIGFVVTSWLCGIAHNLQALVFFRVLQGFIAGPLIPLSQSLLMASYPPEKRTLALALWAMTVVVAPVLGPILGGWISDNWHWGWIFFINIPIGILSATISWKQLRHRETEIVRAPIDYVGLVLMIVGIGALQMMLDRGKELDWFASGEIIVLGVTALVFLTYFIVWELGEKYPIVDLSLFKNRNFTIGVVATSLGFMVYMGTLTLLPLVLQSNLGYTATWAGLAAAPVGFLPIILSPIIGKFGNRVDMRLFVSASFLVFAYTFHWRTDFYAGMDMSNVVWPQFWQGLGVAMFFLPLTSITLSHMKGNQIASASSLSNFLRVFMGGVGVSVVSTMWERREALHHTQLTEHVNLLSSISNQSIQGMMANGLSKEQALVAINSTISQQGFIIGSNEIFLAGSIIFISMIPIIWLARPPFNGSGGGGH, from the coding sequence ATGAATTATCCGCCGTTACAAGGGTTTAAGCTGGTGTTGGCAACTTTGGCGCTCAGCTTGGCCGTATTTATGGAAGTCTTGGACAGCACCATCGCCAACGTCGCCGTGCCTGTTATTGCAGGGGATTTGGGTGCGGCTACCACGCAGGGAACTTGGGTGATTACCTCATTTGCCGTAGCCAATGCCATTTCCGTCCCCCTGACGGGTTTTTTGGCTAAGCGGTTTGGCGAGGTCAAAATCTTTATCGCTGCTGTAATCGGGTTTGTCGTAACGTCATGGCTGTGTGGCATTGCACATAATCTTCAAGCCTTGGTTTTTTTCCGTGTATTGCAAGGCTTCATCGCCGGGCCATTGATTCCCTTGTCCCAAAGCCTGTTGATGGCTTCCTATCCGCCTGAAAAACGAACATTGGCACTGGCATTATGGGCGATGACCGTCGTTGTTGCCCCTGTATTGGGGCCAATTTTGGGCGGTTGGATTTCGGATAACTGGCATTGGGGATGGATTTTCTTTATCAATATCCCGATCGGGATTTTGTCTGCAACTATTTCTTGGAAGCAGCTTAGACACAGGGAAACTGAAATCGTCAGGGCGCCAATCGATTATGTCGGGCTGGTGTTGATGATCGTCGGTATCGGCGCATTACAAATGATGCTGGATAGGGGCAAGGAATTGGACTGGTTTGCCTCGGGAGAGATTATCGTTTTGGGCGTTACCGCTTTGGTGTTCCTGACATATTTTATCGTTTGGGAGCTGGGCGAGAAATACCCGATTGTCGATTTGTCATTGTTTAAAAATAGAAACTTCACGATAGGCGTTGTTGCTACATCGTTGGGCTTTATGGTCTATATGGGCACATTGACCCTGCTGCCTTTGGTGTTGCAATCAAATCTCGGCTATACCGCTACTTGGGCTGGTCTGGCTGCTGCACCGGTGGGCTTCCTGCCGATTATTCTGTCGCCGATTATCGGTAAGTTCGGCAATCGTGTCGATATGCGCTTGTTTGTCAGTGCCAGCTTCTTGGTATTTGCCTACACATTCCATTGGCGAACCGATTTCTATGCCGGTATGGATATGAGCAACGTCGTTTGGCCGCAGTTTTGGCAGGGTTTAGGCGTAGCCATGTTCTTCCTGCCTTTGACCAGTATCACCTTGTCTCATATGAAAGGCAACCAAATTGCCTCGGCCAGTAGCTTGTCTAACTTCTTGCGTGTCTTTATGGGCGGTGTCGGAGTATCTGTTGTCAGTACCATGTGGGAACGACGCGAAGCTCTGCACCATACTCAACTGACCGAACATGTTAACTTATTGTCCTCAATCAGTAACCAATCTATTCAAGGCATGATGGCCAATGGTCTGAGCAAGGAGCAGGCTTTGGTGGCAATAAATAGCACCATTTCCCAACAAGGCTTTATTATTGGCTCAAATGAAATCTTCTTGGCAGGCAGTATCATATTCATCAGCATGATCCCCATTATTTGGCTGGCAAGACCTCCGTTTAACGGTTCCGGCGGGGGAGGGCATTAG
- a CDS encoding accessory factor UbiK family protein — protein MFGKQLFEEVSSKISETIANSPAKDMEKNVKAMLGSAFNRMDLVTREEFDIQQQVLIKTRTKLAELEARLAKLEAAQEPEEAALKAAEAAAEEAVAEIKQQTEAAE, from the coding sequence ATGTTCGGCAAACAACTTTTTGAAGAAGTCAGCTCCAAAATCAGCGAAACCATCGCCAACAGCCCTGCCAAAGACATGGAAAAAAACGTTAAAGCCATGCTCGGCAGCGCGTTCAACCGCATGGATTTGGTGACCCGCGAAGAATTCGACATCCAACAACAGGTTTTGATTAAAACCCGTACCAAACTGGCCGAATTGGAAGCCCGTTTGGCCAAACTCGAAGCCGCTCAAGAGCCTGAAGAAGCTGCTTTGAAAGCTGCCGAAGCCGCTGCGGAAGAAGCTGTTGCCGAAATCAAACAACAAACTGAAGCTGCCGAATAA
- a CDS encoding ComEA family DNA-binding protein — MKKFLFGAFAAVCAAFSLAAVNINTASSAELEALPGIGPAKAKSIVEYRQKNGAFKSVEELKNVKGIGDAVLNKLKAEATVSSAAPKTAQPAVKK; from the coding sequence ATGAAGAAATTTTTATTTGGTGCATTTGCCGCCGTCTGTGCAGCGTTCTCTTTGGCTGCCGTGAACATCAATACCGCGTCTTCTGCCGAACTGGAGGCCTTGCCGGGTATCGGCCCGGCTAAGGCGAAATCGATTGTGGAATACCGTCAGAAGAACGGTGCGTTCAAATCGGTGGAGGAGCTGAAAAACGTGAAGGGCATCGGTGATGCGGTGCTGAACAAGTTGAAGGCGGAGGCGACGGTTTCTTCTGCCGCGCCTAAGACCGCACAGCCTGCCGTGAAAAAATAA
- a CDS encoding thiol:disulfide interchange protein DsbA/DsbL has translation MKQRIKQTIAALSLSLFGLSAQAATEGVDYTVLSRPIPQQQAGKIEVLEFFGYFCVHCYHLDPVLLQHSKTFAKDVSLRTEHVVWMPEMLGLAKVAAAVNLSGLKYQANPVIFKAVYEQKINLADTNVFRSWVDKQTGFDSKKLLQAYNSPAAALAAAKMQQLTETYRIENTPTVIVGGKYKVNFNSTDWKAGMKTIDELIVKVRREQSSKPL, from the coding sequence ATGAAGCAGCGTATAAAACAAACCATTGCCGCACTCAGCCTGAGCCTGTTCGGACTGAGTGCGCAAGCTGCTACCGAAGGTGTGGACTATACTGTTCTTAGTCGTCCTATTCCGCAGCAACAAGCCGGCAAAATTGAAGTACTTGAGTTTTTCGGCTACTTCTGCGTTCATTGTTACCATCTCGATCCAGTTTTGTTGCAACACAGCAAAACCTTCGCTAAAGATGTTTCCTTACGGACAGAGCACGTCGTTTGGATGCCTGAAATGTTGGGTTTGGCCAAAGTTGCCGCAGCCGTCAATCTTTCAGGTTTAAAATATCAAGCCAATCCAGTCATCTTCAAAGCAGTTTACGAACAAAAAATCAACCTGGCCGATACCAATGTATTCCGATCATGGGTGGATAAACAGACAGGTTTTGACAGTAAAAAACTGCTTCAAGCCTACAACAGTCCTGCTGCCGCATTGGCTGCTGCAAAAATGCAGCAATTGACGGAAACTTATCGAATTGAAAACACACCAACTGTCATCGTCGGTGGTAAATACAAAGTCAATTTCAACAGTACCGACTGGAAAGCCGGTATGAAAACCATAGACGAGCTCATCGTCAAAGTCCGCCGCGAACAATCCTCAAAACCACTTTAA
- a CDS encoding DUF1176 domain-containing protein, protein MKKWLLAVLPATALAAPPQGFYQNYKDWDIACDNTGTCRLAGYQADETEPPVSILFTRQAGANASVIGEVSLLPFNDDNAQLANIAAHNELVLNGKSLGKLAFNKKGQGKLSNAQTSALLEALKKESKISIRSGKYEWHLSDQGAAAAMLKADEFQGRLNTPSALIRKGNSSQAVLNPQPKPVIRAVAVPQKASYMLEQDTPRHRAVMKLLSESNRVSESDDNYCYALHNKEQMHWNRSLSIYPLNKQQVLVEATCIGGAYQTSGYYAIANKELTKIEQVLPPMTYGGHGGFDEKTATLSGSFKGRGIGDCWSGNTAVWDGKTFVRNEEHTTGSCKGFAGGAWLMPIFETRIER, encoded by the coding sequence ATGAAAAAATGGCTGCTGGCTGTTTTGCCTGCCACCGCACTGGCTGCTCCGCCTCAAGGCTTTTATCAAAATTACAAAGACTGGGACATTGCTTGCGACAATACCGGCACCTGCCGTCTTGCCGGATATCAGGCAGATGAAACAGAACCGCCGGTTTCTATCCTGTTTACCCGACAAGCAGGGGCGAACGCCTCCGTAATTGGCGAAGTTTCCCTGCTGCCATTTAATGACGATAACGCACAACTTGCCAACATTGCGGCACACAACGAATTGGTATTGAATGGTAAATCACTGGGCAAATTGGCGTTCAATAAAAAAGGCCAAGGCAAATTGAGCAACGCGCAAACCAGCGCCTTACTCGAAGCATTGAAAAAAGAGAGCAAAATCAGCATCCGCTCTGGAAAATATGAATGGCACTTGTCCGACCAAGGTGCAGCGGCGGCGATGTTGAAAGCGGACGAATTTCAAGGCCGTCTGAATACGCCCTCCGCGCTGATCCGCAAAGGCAACAGCAGTCAGGCCGTATTAAATCCTCAGCCCAAACCCGTAATCCGTGCCGTTGCCGTACCACAAAAAGCAAGCTATATGCTGGAACAGGACACACCGCGCCACCGCGCCGTCATGAAGCTCTTGAGCGAGAGCAACCGCGTTTCCGAAAGCGACGATAATTACTGTTATGCCCTGCACAATAAAGAGCAAATGCATTGGAACCGCAGCCTAAGTATTTATCCGCTCAACAAACAACAAGTATTGGTAGAGGCCACCTGTATCGGCGGCGCTTATCAAACCAGTGGTTACTATGCCATTGCCAACAAAGAACTGACCAAGATCGAACAAGTGCTACCGCCAATGACATACGGCGGTCATGGCGGATTTGATGAAAAAACAGCCACACTCAGCGGCAGCTTCAAAGGCCGCGGCATAGGCGATTGCTGGTCTGGCAATACGGCTGTATGGGACGGAAAAACCTTTGTCCGTAATGAGGAACACACCACCGGTTCATGCAAAGGCTTTGCAGGCGGCGCGTGGCTGATGCCTATTTTTGAAACCCGTATTGAGCGTTAA
- a CDS encoding type IV pilin protein: protein MLVVSILATVAFTAYRESVRSANLRAAHAALLENARFMEQFYTKKGSFKLTSTKWPELPVKEAGGFCIRMSGQAKGILEGKFTLKAVALDREAEPRVLRLNESLTAVVCGKMKGKGSCTDGEEIFRGNDAECRPFMG, encoded by the coding sequence ATGCTGGTGGTTTCGATCTTGGCGACGGTGGCATTTACGGCCTATCGGGAATCGGTCCGCTCGGCCAACCTGCGCGCGGCGCATGCCGCCCTGCTGGAAAATGCGCGCTTTATGGAGCAGTTCTATACGAAAAAGGGCAGCTTTAAGCTGACGTCGACGAAGTGGCCGGAGTTGCCGGTCAAGGAGGCGGGCGGTTTCTGTATCAGGATGAGCGGCCAGGCTAAGGGGATCTTGGAGGGGAAGTTTACTTTGAAGGCGGTGGCGCTGGATAGGGAGGCGGAACCGAGGGTATTGCGCTTGAATGAGTCGCTGACGGCGGTGGTGTGCGGGAAGATGAAGGGGAAGGGAAGCTGTACGGACGGTGAGGAGATATTTAGGGGTAATGATGCGGAGTGTCGGCCTTTTATGGGGTAG
- a CDS encoding lysophospholipid acyltransferase family protein: MQTLVTFVFKFLAALPLAWLHKLGNLLGGLGFRLLSKDRRRVFENMKLAGLNPTDEAVKKVFRETAKGGLELPVAFFRRPEEIENLFVSVNGWEHVQTALSAGEGLLFITPHIGSYDLAGRYISQQLPFPLTAMYKPPKIKAFDVVMQAGRVRGKGKTAPTSIQGVKQIIKALRGGEATIVLPDHVPSPEEGGDGVWVDFFGKPAYTMTLAGKLAQVKGVKALFFCGERLPDGKGFVLHIEPLRGELNGDKENDARVINENTEYWIRRFPEQYLFMYNRYKHPEGAPLPPA; this comes from the coding sequence ATGCAAACGCTTGTTACCTTTGTTTTTAAATTTTTGGCCGCGCTACCTTTGGCTTGGTTGCACAAATTAGGCAACCTGCTCGGCGGTTTGGGTTTCCGCTTGCTGTCGAAAGATCGCCGGCGTGTTTTCGAAAACATGAAACTTGCCGGATTAAACCCGACGGACGAGGCGGTGAAAAAAGTTTTCCGTGAAACGGCAAAAGGCGGCTTGGAATTGCCGGTGGCGTTTTTCAGACGGCCTGAGGAAATTGAAAACCTGTTTGTCAGCGTCAATGGTTGGGAGCATGTTCAGACGGCCTTGAGTGCGGGCGAGGGTTTGCTGTTTATCACGCCGCACATCGGCAGCTACGATTTGGCGGGTCGCTACATCAGCCAGCAACTGCCGTTTCCGCTGACGGCGATGTACAAACCGCCGAAAATCAAGGCTTTTGATGTGGTGATGCAGGCAGGGCGCGTGCGCGGCAAAGGCAAGACTGCGCCGACCAGTATTCAGGGAGTCAAACAAATCATCAAGGCCCTGCGCGGCGGCGAAGCGACCATTGTGTTGCCGGACCATGTACCGTCTCCGGAAGAAGGCGGCGACGGCGTCTGGGTGGACTTTTTCGGCAAACCTGCCTACACCATGACGTTGGCGGGCAAGCTGGCGCAAGTCAAAGGCGTGAAGGCTTTGTTTTTCTGCGGCGAGCGTCTGCCCGACGGCAAAGGCTTTGTCTTGCACATCGAGCCTTTGCGCGGTGAGTTGAACGGCGATAAGGAGAACGACGCGCGCGTGATCAATGAAAATACCGAATATTGGATACGCCGTTTTCCAGAACAATATTTGTTTATGTACAACCGCTACAAACATCCCGAAGGCGCGCCGTTGCCACCTGCTTGA
- the metK gene encoding methionine adenosyltransferase, with product MSEYLFTSESVSEGHPDKVADQVSDAILDAILAQDPKARVAAETLVNTGLCVLAGEITTTAQVDYIKVARETIKRIGYNSSELGFDANGCAVGVYYDQQSPDIAQGVNEGEGIDLNQGAGDQGLMFGYACDETPTLMPFAIYYSHRLMQRQSELRKDGRLPWLRPDAKAQLTVVYDSETGKVKRIDTVVLSTQHDPSIGYEELKNAVIEHIIKPVLPSEMLTDETKYLINPTGRFVIGGPQGDCGLTGRKIIVDTYGGAAPHGGGAFSGKDPSKVDRSAAYACRYVAKNIVAAGLATQCQIQVSYAIGVAEPTSISIDTFGTGKISEEKLIALVREHFDLRPKGIVQMLDLLRPIYSKSAAYGHFGREEPEFTWERTDKAAALKAAAGV from the coding sequence ATGAGCGAATATCTGTTTACTTCCGAATCGGTATCCGAAGGCCATCCGGATAAAGTTGCCGACCAAGTATCCGATGCGATTTTGGATGCCATCTTGGCGCAAGACCCCAAAGCGCGTGTCGCCGCAGAAACCTTGGTCAACACAGGCTTGTGCGTATTGGCAGGCGAAATCACCACCACCGCCCAAGTGGACTACATCAAAGTCGCACGCGAAACCATCAAACGCATCGGCTACAACTCCTCCGAGCTGGGCTTTGACGCCAACGGCTGCGCAGTCGGCGTGTACTACGACCAACAATCTCCGGACATCGCCCAAGGCGTGAACGAAGGCGAAGGCATCGACTTGAACCAAGGCGCGGGCGACCAAGGTTTGATGTTCGGCTATGCCTGTGACGAAACCCCTACCCTGATGCCGTTTGCCATCTATTACAGCCACCGCCTGATGCAACGCCAAAGCGAATTGCGCAAAGACGGCCGCCTGCCTTGGCTGCGCCCTGATGCCAAAGCCCAACTGACCGTGGTTTACGACAGCGAAACCGGCAAAGTAAAACGCATCGACACTGTCGTCCTGTCTACCCAACACGATCCGTCTATCGGTTACGAAGAGCTGAAAAACGCCGTGATCGAACACATCATCAAACCGGTTCTGCCGTCTGAAATGCTGACCGACGAAACCAAATACCTGATCAACCCGACCGGCCGCTTCGTTATCGGCGGCCCGCAAGGCGACTGCGGTTTGACCGGCCGTAAAATCATCGTCGATACCTACGGCGGCGCAGCTCCGCACGGCGGCGGCGCATTCTCCGGCAAAGACCCGTCCAAAGTGGACCGTTCCGCCGCTTACGCCTGCCGCTATGTTGCAAAAAACATCGTAGCCGCCGGTTTGGCAACCCAATGCCAAATCCAAGTTTCCTACGCCATCGGCGTTGCCGAACCGACTTCGATTTCCATCGATACCTTCGGCACCGGCAAAATCAGCGAAGAAAAACTGATTGCCCTGGTTCGCGAACATTTCGACCTGCGCCCCAAAGGCATCGTCCAAATGCTCGATCTGCTGCGCCCGATTTACAGCAAATCCGCTGCCTACGGTCATTTTGGCCGCGAAGAGCCCGAATTTACTTGGGAGCGCACCGACAAAGCAGCCGCATTGAAAGCAGCCGCAGGCGTATAA
- a CDS encoding SPOR domain-containing protein yields MKKSTQYGKGLAGFFLGLILATGIIAGILFFLNQGNQNVFKELTQPKQSEEPEILKPQDKAEKRPATDTSSTQADEEKAKAEKEAAEKEAKAEKEAAEKEAKAKEEAEEKAQAEKEAQEKAEQAEREAKEKAEKAATDKAEREAKERADKTAADKAEREAKEKAAKAEAEKEATKKKLTEKKAELEKKRAEKAKAEKETADNAAKNKKAADQLTAKQKERAERKLAEKKAAEAKKQNKPTPEQILNSGSIEKARKAANASATKENNNAASKQSAEKAEAAANSGKKAFLQLGSYADRSSADSQRAKLAILGVSSKVVESQNGDKTIYRVQSNTMPQEAAVKLQKNLQGHNINSLIRSTK; encoded by the coding sequence ATGAAAAAATCTACACAATATGGCAAAGGCTTAGCCGGTTTCTTTTTAGGCCTGATACTGGCAACAGGTATTATTGCCGGTATTTTGTTCTTCTTGAACCAAGGCAACCAAAACGTTTTCAAAGAACTGACTCAGCCTAAACAAAGCGAAGAACCTGAAATCCTAAAACCTCAGGACAAAGCAGAGAAACGCCCAGCTACCGACACTTCATCTACCCAAGCAGATGAAGAAAAAGCCAAAGCAGAAAAAGAAGCGGCAGAGAAAGAAGCAAAAGCAGAAAAAGAAGCGGCAGAGAAAGAAGCAAAAGCTAAAGAAGAGGCTGAAGAAAAAGCTCAAGCGGAAAAAGAAGCTCAGGAAAAAGCCGAACAAGCAGAACGTGAAGCCAAAGAAAAAGCAGAGAAAGCCGCTACCGATAAAGCCGAACGTGAAGCCAAAGAAAGAGCAGACAAAACTGCTGCCGACAAAGCCGAACGTGAAGCCAAAGAAAAAGCTGCAAAAGCTGAAGCAGAAAAAGAAGCTACTAAGAAAAAACTGACCGAGAAAAAAGCCGAGTTAGAGAAAAAACGCGCAGAAAAAGCCAAAGCGGAAAAAGAAACTGCCGATAATGCTGCCAAAAACAAAAAAGCAGCCGACCAGCTGACTGCCAAACAAAAAGAGCGTGCCGAGCGCAAACTGGCCGAGAAAAAAGCGGCCGAAGCCAAGAAACAAAACAAGCCGACACCTGAGCAAATCCTCAACAGCGGCAGCATCGAAAAAGCACGCAAAGCAGCAAATGCCTCTGCAACAAAAGAAAACAACAACGCTGCAAGTAAACAGTCAGCAGAAAAAGCCGAAGCAGCTGCCAACAGCGGTAAAAAAGCCTTTCTGCAACTTGGTTCATATGCAGACCGCTCCAGCGCAGACTCACAACGTGCAAAACTGGCTATTTTAGGTGTATCTTCCAAAGTGGTTGAATCGCAAAACGGCGACAAAACCATTTACCGAGTTCAAAGTAACACCATGCCGCAGGAAGCTGCTGTAAAACTGCAAAAAAACCTGCAAGGCCATAATATCAACAGCTTGATTCGTTCTACCAAATAA
- a CDS encoding undecaprenyl-diphosphate phosphatase, whose translation MDILILFKALILGIIEGLTEFLPISSTGHLIVFGDLMNFQSNGKVFEIAIQLGAVLAVVFEYRQRFTHIIKGLGKERTANRFVLNLFIAFIPAAVVGLLFSKQIKLHLFNPITVATMLVLGGFFILWVEKRQATAKPKVNHVDDMRPIDAFVVGCAQICALIPGTSRSGSTIMGGMLWGLERKTATEFSFFLAVPMMIAATGYDILKNYKLFTLQDVGQIAIGFIAAFIAGLLAVKALLKFVSSKNYVPFAYYRIVFGGLILLTWMLGWVSWSE comes from the coding sequence ATGGACATTCTGATTTTATTTAAAGCACTTATTCTCGGTATCATCGAAGGTTTAACCGAGTTTCTCCCTATTTCCAGTACCGGTCATTTGATTGTATTCGGTGACTTAATGAACTTTCAAAGCAACGGAAAAGTATTTGAAATTGCTATTCAACTCGGTGCCGTATTAGCCGTCGTATTTGAATACCGCCAACGATTTACCCATATCATAAAAGGATTGGGTAAAGAACGAACAGCCAATCGCTTTGTACTGAATTTATTTATTGCCTTCATACCGGCTGCGGTTGTGGGGCTATTGTTCAGCAAACAAATCAAATTACACCTTTTCAACCCAATTACCGTTGCTACCATGCTGGTACTGGGTGGTTTCTTCATTTTATGGGTTGAAAAACGCCAAGCAACAGCCAAACCCAAAGTCAATCATGTAGATGATATGCGCCCAATCGACGCATTTGTTGTAGGATGTGCCCAAATTTGTGCCCTTATACCTGGTACATCACGTTCAGGCAGTACGATCATGGGCGGTATGTTGTGGGGGCTGGAACGTAAAACAGCTACTGAATTCTCATTCTTCCTTGCTGTACCGATGATGATTGCGGCAACAGGTTACGACATCTTAAAAAACTACAAACTCTTTACCTTGCAAGATGTCGGACAAATTGCCATCGGCTTTATCGCAGCATTTATCGCCGGTTTATTGGCAGTAAAAGCTTTACTGAAATTTGTCTCCAGTAAAAACTATGTGCCTTTTGCCTACTACCGTATTGTATTTGGTGGTCTGATTCTCCTTACTTGGATGCTGGGCTGGGTCAGTTGGAGCGAATAA